One Bradyrhizobium zhanjiangense DNA segment encodes these proteins:
- a CDS encoding sensor histidine kinase has product MLALLIRLGLRFEDRIEERRFVDQYVRGSLGWTQIAMLLGAATYAGYTIWDWVLYPEVVPTTLAIRGGTALFVLLPLTALLSRRWMKPWAETIFLVYCVIPGCILPSIYLVLPSGFTFAAPGMMMIILFVSTMLPLRIGSLAIFCLLSWVALLVAETFALTMPTGLRFINHSLVGNAYALSLYAVAAREYRARKQFRTSEALQREKERSEKSLRDLRATQEHLVQAEKLASLGQLVAGVAHEVSTPLGLALTTSTAMQTDLQAMADALGGASVRRSDLTKGIDRLKQGLNLTFDNLHRASEMVHSFRQVAVHQADEDRRTFELRDWLSELTSKLGPLLSHHGLAVDVQCPAGITLNSYPGALAQVISNLALNTAGHAYPDKSGGRFVITVSQPDPKSVRLVCADEGVGIPEPLQAHIFDPFVTTSRERGNAGLGLHIAFNLVASSLNGRLRLENKAGPGTQIAIEIPAEATV; this is encoded by the coding sequence ATGCTTGCCTTATTGATACGCCTCGGACTGCGCTTCGAAGACCGCATCGAGGAGCGGCGGTTTGTCGATCAGTACGTCCGAGGCAGTCTCGGGTGGACGCAGATCGCGATGCTGCTCGGTGCCGCCACCTATGCCGGCTACACCATCTGGGATTGGGTGCTCTACCCCGAAGTCGTTCCGACCACCCTTGCAATCCGCGGTGGCACCGCCCTGTTCGTGCTGCTCCCGCTGACCGCGCTGCTGTCACGGCGATGGATGAAGCCATGGGCAGAGACGATTTTCCTCGTCTACTGCGTCATTCCCGGCTGCATCCTGCCGAGCATTTATCTCGTGCTGCCGTCAGGCTTCACGTTTGCCGCTCCGGGCATGATGATGATCATCCTGTTCGTCTCGACCATGCTGCCATTGCGGATCGGCTCGCTGGCAATTTTCTGCCTGCTGTCGTGGGTGGCGCTGCTGGTCGCCGAGACGTTCGCGCTGACGATGCCGACGGGCCTGCGATTCATCAATCATTCTCTCGTTGGAAACGCCTACGCATTGTCGCTCTATGCCGTGGCTGCGCGCGAGTACCGGGCCCGAAAGCAATTCCGAACGTCCGAGGCGCTGCAACGGGAGAAAGAACGCTCGGAGAAATCGCTACGCGATCTCCGCGCGACCCAAGAGCACCTCGTGCAGGCAGAAAAGCTCGCCTCGCTCGGGCAATTGGTGGCAGGCGTCGCTCACGAGGTCAGCACTCCGCTTGGCCTCGCCTTGACGACCTCGACAGCCATGCAGACTGATCTACAAGCAATGGCTGATGCATTGGGCGGAGCGTCGGTCCGGCGATCCGATCTGACCAAGGGGATTGACCGGCTCAAGCAGGGGCTCAACCTGACCTTCGACAACCTGCACCGCGCATCCGAGATGGTGCATAGTTTCAGGCAGGTCGCCGTGCATCAGGCCGATGAGGACCGGCGCACGTTCGAGCTCAGGGATTGGCTGTCGGAGTTGACGTCCAAGCTCGGGCCGCTGCTGTCGCACCATGGCCTGGCGGTCGACGTACAATGCCCGGCGGGAATCACGCTCAACAGCTATCCCGGAGCGCTTGCTCAGGTGATCAGCAATCTCGCTCTCAACACTGCCGGGCACGCCTATCCTGACAAAAGCGGCGGCAGGTTTGTCATCACGGTGAGCCAGCCGGACCCGAAATCAGTCCGCCTGGTCTGCGCCGATGAAGGCGTCGGAATCCCCGAGCCATTGCAGGCTCACATCTTCGATCCGTTCGTTACGACCAGCCGGGAGCGTGGCAACGCCGGCCTCGGGCTCCACATCGCGTTCAATTTAGTCGCCTCATCGCTCAACGGGCGCTTGCGACTCGAGAACAAGGCGGGTCCGGGAACTCAGATCGCCATCGAGATTCCCGCTGAAGCAACAGTGTAA
- a CDS encoding DNA-3-methyladenine glycosylase I translates to MTPFKTIRARAEKRKGGPKALEKLMPNKPDLKRLAKLGDDRILAEMTKRVFCAGFAWSVIETKWDGFEDAFLHFQPAKLSFQPEEYWEALLRDARIVRNGAKIMSVRDNAAFVQEIAKEHGSFGKFLAKWPSSDEIGLLDLLAKRGSRLGGNTGQMLLRFVGWDGFVTSKDVVACLRDAGLDIAEEVKSKGDLAKVQAQFNAWSEETGLPYTYLSRICALSIGEDRSE, encoded by the coding sequence ATGACCCCCTTCAAGACCATTCGTGCCCGCGCCGAGAAACGCAAGGGCGGGCCTAAGGCGCTGGAGAAGCTGATGCCTAACAAGCCAGACCTCAAGCGGCTGGCGAAGCTCGGCGACGACCGCATCCTCGCCGAGATGACGAAGCGAGTGTTTTGCGCCGGCTTTGCCTGGAGCGTGATCGAGACGAAATGGGACGGTTTCGAAGACGCCTTCCTGCATTTCCAGCCGGCCAAGCTCAGCTTCCAGCCCGAGGAGTACTGGGAAGCCCTGCTGCGCGATGCACGCATCGTACGCAACGGCGCCAAGATCATGTCGGTGCGCGACAATGCCGCTTTCGTGCAGGAGATCGCGAAGGAACACGGCAGCTTCGGCAAGTTTCTGGCGAAATGGCCATCGTCCGACGAGATTGGGCTGCTCGATCTCCTCGCCAAGCGCGGCAGCCGGTTAGGCGGCAACACCGGCCAGATGCTGCTGCGCTTCGTCGGCTGGGACGGTTTTGTGACCTCCAAGGACGTGGTGGCTTGCCTGCGCGATGCGGGTCTCGACATTGCCGAAGAGGTGAAGTCGAAGGGCGATCTCGCCAAAGTGCAGGCGCAATTCAACGCCTGGTCCGAGGAGACCGGCCTGCCCTACACGTATCTGTCACGCATCTGCGCATTGTCGATCGGTGAGGACAGGAGCGAGTAG
- a CDS encoding metallophosphoesterase family protein yields the protein MRCLVVADLHYSLPQLDWLVSAAPQFDLVIFAGDALDIGSMVDFRAQIVVVKKYLALLAAKTRMILCSGNHDLDERNADGEKISRWISEVRELGIACDGDGLSIDDTLFTVCPWWDGPLIKQRLVEQLRDAATNRPRRWIWVHHAPPAESPTSWGGKRFFGDVELVQWIMQYQPAMVISGHVHQSPFIRDGSWFDRLGESWVFNTGLQPGRPPTYIVLDLGADKAFWLAAGEAQWIDLSAPLKRPAAPIETPPGWLTSLDRIADPSLARPPAAAG from the coding sequence ATGCGCTGCCTGGTCGTCGCCGACCTGCATTATTCGCTGCCGCAGCTCGACTGGCTGGTCAGCGCCGCGCCGCAATTCGACCTCGTGATCTTCGCCGGCGATGCGCTCGACATCGGCTCGATGGTGGACTTTCGCGCCCAGATCGTGGTGGTGAAAAAGTACCTCGCGCTGCTCGCCGCGAAGACCCGGATGATCCTCTGCTCCGGCAATCACGACCTCGATGAACGCAATGCGGACGGCGAGAAGATCTCGCGCTGGATCTCGGAGGTACGAGAGCTTGGGATTGCCTGCGACGGCGACGGCCTCAGCATCGACGACACCTTGTTCACGGTGTGCCCATGGTGGGATGGACCGCTGATCAAGCAGCGTCTCGTCGAGCAGCTCCGTGACGCCGCCACCAATCGCCCGCGGCGCTGGATCTGGGTGCACCATGCGCCGCCGGCGGAATCACCGACGAGCTGGGGCGGCAAGCGCTTTTTCGGCGACGTCGAGCTGGTGCAATGGATCATGCAGTATCAGCCGGCGATGGTGATCTCCGGCCATGTGCATCAGTCGCCCTTCATCAGGGATGGCTCTTGGTTCGACCGGCTCGGCGAGAGCTGGGTCTTCAACACGGGCCTACAACCCGGCCGGCCGCCGACCTACATCGTGCTCGATCTCGGTGCGGACAAGGCGTTCTGGCTTGCGGCCGGGGAAGCGCAATGGATCGACCTGAGCGCGCCGCTAAAGCGACCCGCCGCGCCCATCGAGACGCCGCCGGGCTGGCTCACATCCTTGGATCGGATTGCCGATCCGAGCCTGGCGAGACCTCCTGCGGCGGCAGGTTGA